In Procambarus clarkii isolate CNS0578487 chromosome 5, FALCON_Pclarkii_2.0, whole genome shotgun sequence, the following are encoded in one genomic region:
- the LOC123763717 gene encoding uncharacterized protein isoform X5, with product MTWNGHGASIAVLKMMYTAYVRSIIDYAAPVLCTYSQSDMKRLESIQNEAMTIILGVPRTAKTSNLREELSLPSVKSRIQELNAKLAIRIARDPHYNGIAKKKLSSVLLSGGNRRSKKWHHRSVCYLEELHLLEQARELLPVERLPPWEDDSCKIIINEMATQKSNMIPQEMRHKYLEEIYEEAGDELDQIYTDGYSNPVSNRAGAAYMVIKDNTFQCRNEEKARIENYASSTQAELTAIVMALRFLERNTNGAVICTDSKAALQSLSKNRAENLAIVAEIKRAVRVLTNQGRVIKFLWIPFHVGICGNERADVLAAEGAEGDHIEFFIPKTLLQIRGIVRQRHRDKVTEERRMEAQTSESIRWYNMVAAGNPNHYGRRGGGRGRESVIARIRLGYKYP from the coding sequence atgacctggaatggacatggagcctctattgccgtgcttaaaatgatgtacacagcctatgtgcgctccatcatagactatgccgcaccagttctgtgcacctactcccaaagcgatatgaaaaggcttgaaagcattcaaaatgaagccatgacaatcattcttggagttccaagaactgccaaaacgtctaatctacgagaggagttgtcccttcccagtgttaaaagcagaattcaggagctgaatgctaagcttgcaattaggatagccagagatccccattacaatggtattgctaagaaaaaactgagctctgtgctactttcagggggaaacaggagaagcaaaaaatggcatcacagatcagtctgctacctcgaagagcttcacctgcttgagcaagcccgtgagctcctgcctgtagagaggttacctccctgggaggatgactcatgcaagatcatcatcaatgaaatggcaacgcaaaaatccaacatgataccacaagaaatgaggcacaagtatctcgaggaaatttatgaagaagccggagatgaactagatcaaatctacactgacgggtattCTAATCCTGTCAGtaacagggctggtgcagcatacatggtaatcaaggataatactttccaatgcagaaatgaagaaaaagcacgtattgagaactatgcctcttcaacgcaagcagagctaactgccattgttatggcgttaaggtttcttgaacggaacactaatggtgcagtgatttgcaccgattcaaaagcagcactgcaaagcctaagtaaaaaccgggcagaaaatcttgcaatagtcgctgaaattaagagagctgtgagagtacttaccaatcagggaagagtcatcaagtttctgtggatccccttccatgttggaatatgtgggaatgaacgagcagatgtgctggctgctgaaggcgctgaaggagaccatattgaattcttcatacccaagactctactacaaattagaggtattgtcaggcaacgtcaccgtgacaaggtaactgaggaaaggaggatggaagcacaaaccagtgaatctatacgatggtacaacatggttgcagctggcaatcccaatcattatggccgaagaggaggaggacgagggagagaatcagtaatagcgagaatccgtcttggatacaaatatccatga
- the LOC138351922 gene encoding tigger transposable element-derived protein 7-like: MAIRFEELKVAASKLAIQLGIKDFSASDGWVGRFKARHNISNTKKISGEASSADPTNVDSFKAKLNEYIVSNNLRKYQVYNADETGFMWRAVPSTSLTSRMQENIPGRKISKERLSVLLCANADASHRTKCAVVGKSKNPRALKNIMQALPVIYYNSKKSWFNQIIFTDWFENHFCKEVREFQINKCGIKASEVKALSLLDNAPAHPISKLISRDGRIKCMALPPNTTSLIQPMDQGVILAAKRMYQTAMLEDVLVVLPSEEDELTGKDTRAQRTLENLKKYTIREAIFHWARLWNKVKETTLTNSWKKLLTERPRCEAAVSDSEFEGFENEANDFEGFEETIRTMLLQAGQGVQVNDINEWLENDYDPGYELLTEEQIAQSVLGNDSDDSDDDSDDVGEALPRGVGYQKRLEQVEELIEYSIKSKHEVIGNFYVHLTALKQCLKTLARENQIQTKIDKFMISTVREKSSSTSEAAPADAELPSTSRGASASNECSTSHAAPVDAELPSTSRGASAGNECSTSHVAPADAELPSTSRGTSASNECSTSHAAPADAEFPSTSRGTSASNECSTSHVAPADAEFPPSRDKSSTNDIKYD; encoded by the coding sequence ATGGCAATAAGATTTGAAGAGCTTAAAGTTGCAGCAAGTAAACTTGCCATTCAATTAGGTATAAAAGATTTCAGTGCAAGTGATGGGTGGGTTGGAAGATTTAAGGCTCGGCATAACATTTCAAACACCAAAAAAATTTCTGGTGAGGCGTCAAGTGCTGATCCCACTAATGTTGATTCATTCAAGGCTAAATTAAACGAGTACATTGTCAGTAATAATTTAAGGAAATATCAAGTATATAATGCTGATGAGACTGGGTTTATGTGGCGAGCTGTACCAAGTACATCCTTAACCAGTAGGATGCAGGAAAATATTCCTGGACGAAAGATAAGCAAGGAACGGCTCTCAGTCTTGCTCTGTGCTAATGCTGATGCCTCTCACAGGACAAAATGTGCCGTGGTAGGCAAGTCTAAAAATCCTCGAGccttaaaaaatataatgcaggcattacctgtaatatattacaattctaagaaatcatggtttaatcaaataatATTTACGGACTGGTTTGAAAACCACTTTTGCAAAGAAGTCAGAGAATTCCAGATCAACAAATGTGGAATAAAGGCCAGTGAGGTTAAGGCATTGTCGCTGCTAGATAATGCCCCTGCTCATCCCATTAGCAAGTTAATTTCAAGGGATGGCAGAATAAAATGCATGGCACTTCCACCAAACACAACATCCTTGATCCAGCCCATGGACCAAGGTGTTATCCTTGCTGCTAAACGTATGTACCAAACAGCAATGCTTGAAGATGTTTTAGTTGTTTTACCTAGCGAGGAAGATGAATTGACAGGAAAGGATACAAGGGCTCAAAGAACACTAGAAAATCTAAAAAAGTACACAATCAGGGAAGCAATATTCCACTGGGCTAGGCTTTGGAATAAAGTGAAAGAAACCACACTAACAAATTCATGGAAGAAACTGTTAACAGAGAGGCCTAGATGTGAAGCAGCAGTATCTGATAGTGAATTCGAAGGTTTTGAAAATGAAGCCAATGATTTTGAAGGGTTTGAAGAAACGATCCGAACAATGTTGCTCCAAGCTGGTcagggtgtacaagtgaatgatatcAATGAATGGTTAGAAAATGATTACGATCCTGGTTATGAATTGTTAACTGAAGAACAGATTGCGCAAAGTGTTCTCGGAAATGACTCTGATGACTCTGATGATGACTCGGACGATGTTGGTGAGGCTCTGCCTAGAGGTGTCGGATATCAGAAAAGATTGGAACAAGTTGAGGAACTCATTGAATATTCAATAAAAAGTAAACATGAGGTTATTGGAAATTTTTATGTACACCTTACAGCCTTAAAGCAATGTCTCAAAACGTTAGCcagagaaaatcagattcagacaaaaatagataaattcatgatttcaacgGTTCGTGAAAAATCTTCGTCGACAAGCGAAGCTGCACCCGCTGATGCTGAATTACCATCGACAAGTCGTGGAGCATCCGCCAGCAAtgaatgctctacaagccatgctgcacccgtCGATGCTGAATTACCATCGACAAGTCGTGGAGCATCCGCCGGCAAtgaatgctctacaagccatgtTGCACCCGCTGATGCTGAATTACCATCGACAAGTCGTGGAACATCCGCCAGCAAtgaatgctctacaagccatgctgcacccgccgatgctgaattcccatcgacaagtcgtggaacatccgccagcaacgaatgttctacaagccatgttgcacccgccgatgctgaattcccaccaAGTCGTGACAAGTCATCCACTaacgatataaaatatgattga